From a region of the Pogona vitticeps strain Pit_001003342236 chromosome 7, PviZW2.1, whole genome shotgun sequence genome:
- the RCC2 gene encoding protein RCC2 encodes MPRRKATAAASSTAWDSASSGNGTRKRPVSTRGVSFPAKKKTRDVGGSSSSSNNGGGGSSGDERDGMTLPPATATPTAAGVGKKMARSGGGGGGRGAADQQLHQNQQATVVVNEPEHSKERIKLEGSKFKGQLLIFGATNWDLIGRKEVPKQQAAYRNLGQNLWGPHRYGSLSGVHVRTVVSGPCAAHSLLITTEGKLWSWGRNDKGQLGHGDTKRVDVPKPVEALSNEIVVSAACGRNHTLALTENGSVFAFGENKMGQLGLGNQTDAIPSPTQIMYNGQPITKMACGAEFSMVMDCKGNLYSFGCPEYGQLGHNSDGKFIARAQRIEYDCELVPRRVAIFIEKTKDGQILPVPNVVVRDVACGANHTLVLDSQKRVFSWGFGGYGRLGHAEQRDEMVPRLVKLFDFPGRGAAQIYAGYTCSFAVSETGGLFFWGATNTSRESTMYPKTVQDLCGWKIRSLACGKSSIIVAADDSTISWGPSPTFGELGYGDHKPKSSTAAQEVKTLDGIYTEQVAMGYAHSLAIARDENEAENEKLRKLPEYNPRTL; translated from the exons ATGCCCAGGCGGAAGGCAACAGCGGCAGCCTCCTCCACGGCCTGGGACAGTGCCAGCTCAGGCAATGGTACCCGCAAACGGCCAGTCTCGACCCGTGGGGTGTCCTTTCCAGCCAAGAAGAAGACTCGCGATGTTGGaggaagtagcagcagcagcaataacggGGGCGGTGGCAGCAGCGGTGACGAACGGGACGGCATGACGTTGCCCCCTGCCACGGCCACACCAACGGCAGCAGGAGTGGGCAAGAAAATGGCCCggtctggaggaggaggaggagggcgtgGGGCGGCGGACCAGCAGCTCCACCAGAACCAGCAGGCTACAGTGGTGGTCAATGAGCCAGAGCACAGCAAAGAACGCATT AAGCTTGAAGGGTCCAAGTTCAAGGGGCAGCTTTTAATATTTGGAGCAACCAACTGGGACTTGATCGGCCGGAAAGAAGTGCCTAAGCAGCAAG CTGCATACCGTAACCTGGGCCAGAACTTGTGGGGGCCCCACAGGTATGGAAGTCTCTCAGGAGTCCACGTCCGGACAGTGGTTTCGGGACCATGTGCTGCTCACAGTCTCCTTATCACCACCGAGGGGAAGCTCTGGAGCTGGG GACGTAACGATAAAGGGCAGCTGGGCCATGGAGATACCAAACGAGTGGATGTGCCTAAGCCCGTTGAAGCTCTTAGCAATGAAATTGTTGTTTCAGCAGCCTGTGGACGAAACCACACGCTAGCCCTCACAG AAAATGGTTCTGTGTTTGCTtttggagagaacaaaatggggCAGCTAGGCCTCGGCAATCAGACAGATGCAATTCCCAGCCCCACACAG ATCATGTATAATGGCCAGCcgattaccaagatggcatgtgGTGCTGAATTCAGTATGGTGATGGACTGCAAAGGAAACCTGTATTCATTTGGATGTCCTGAATATGGACAGCTAG GGCACAACTCAGATGGGAAGTTCATCGCCCGTGCCCAGAGGATAGAGTATGACTGCGAACTGGTTCCCCGTCGTGTTGCCATCTTCATAGAGAAGACAAAAGACGGTCAGATCCTGCCTGTTCCAAATGTAGTAGTGAGAGATGTGGCCTGTGGAGCAAACCACACA CTTGTCTTAGACTCACAAAAACGTGTCTTCTCGTGGGGTTTTGGTGGCTATGGGCGACTGGGCCATGCTGAGCAAAGGGATGAGATGGTACCACGTTTAGTGAAGCTTTTTGACTTCCCAGGTCGCGGTGCTGCACAAATCTATGCTGGTTACACTTGTTCCTTCGCAGTCAGTGAAACAG GTGGCTTGTTTTTCTGGGGGGCTACAAATACCTCCAGGGAGTCCACAATGTACCCCAAAACTGTGCAGGATCTTTGTGGCTGGAAGATTCGCAGTCTGGCTTGCGG gaaaagcAGTATTATAGTGGCCGCAGACGACAGCACAATCAGTTGGGGCCCATCTCCGACCTTTGGAGAACTG ggctatGGAGACCATAAGCCGAAGTCCTCAACGGCAGCTCAAGAAGTGAAGACTTTGGATGGGATTTACACTGAGCAG GTGGCCATGGGCTATGCGCACTCCCTGGCAATCGCCCGGGATGAGAATGAAGCTGAGAATGAGAAGCTCAGAAAGCTGCCAGAGTACAACCCTCGCACACTCTGA